A stretch of the Hippoglossus hippoglossus isolate fHipHip1 chromosome 1, fHipHip1.pri, whole genome shotgun sequence genome encodes the following:
- the LOC117764310 gene encoding malate dehydrogenase, cytoplasmic-like isoform X2 yields MPEPIRVLVTGAAGQIAYSLLYSIAKGDVFGKDQPIVLVLLDIPPMLPVLDGVVMELQDCALPLLREVIPTDKVEVGFKDLDAAILVGSMPRKEGMERKDLLKANVAIFKTQGSALDKYAKKTVKVLVVGNPANTNCLIASKSAPSIPKENFSCLTRLDHNRASSQVAMRCGVSSDNVKNVIIWGNHSSTQYPDVHHTKVNVHGSEMGAYDAIKDDAWLRGDFISTVQLRGAAVIKARKLSSAMSAAKAICDHMRDIWFGTKEGEFISMGVYAAGNPYGIPEDLIYSFPIQIKNKTWKVVDGLSINDFSRAKMDATAAELVDERDTAMDFLSQ; encoded by the exons CCAATCGTCTTGGTCCTGCTGGACATCCCTCCCATGCTGCCGGTGCTGGACGGAGTCGTCATGGAGCTGCAGGACTGTGCCCTCCCACTGCTGAGGG AGGTCATCCCCACTGACAAAGTGGAGGTGGGCTTCAAGGACCTGGATGCCGCCATCTTGGTGGGTTCCATGCCCAGGAAGGAGGGCATGGAGAGGAAGGACCTGCTGAAGGCCAACGTGGCCATTTTCAAGACGCAGGGCAGCGCGTTGGACAAGTACGCCAAGAAGACCGTCAAG gtTTTGGTGGTTGGAAATCCGGCAAACACCAACTGTCTGATCGCCTCCAAGTCTGCTCCATCGATCCCCAAAGAGAACTTCTCCTGCCTCACGCGCCTGGACCACAACAGAGCCTCCtcccag GTGGCGATGCGTTGCGGCGTGTCCTCTGACAACGTGAAGAACGTCATCATCTGGGGGAACCACTCCTCCACCCAGTACCCCGACGTCCACCACACCAAGGTCAACGTCCACGGCTCGGAGATGGGCGCCTACGACGCCATCAAGGACGACGCATGGCTCAGAGGAGACTTCATCTCT actGTGCAGTTGCGCGGTGCCGCCGTCATCAAGGCCAGGAAGCTGTCCAGTGCCATGTCCGCTGCCAAGGCCATCTGCGACCACATGAGGGACATCTGGTTCGGCACCAAGGAG GGTGAGTTCATCTCCATGGGCGTTTACGCTGCTGGAAACCCCTACGGAATCCCAGAGGACCTCATCTACTCCTTCCCCATCCAGATCAAG AACAAGACCTGGAAGGTGGTTGACGGTCTCTCCATCAACGACTTCTCCCGAGCCAAGATGGACGCCACAGCGGCCGAGCTGGTGGACGAGCGAGACACCGCCATGGACTTCCTGTCCCAGTGA
- the LOC117764064 gene encoding UTP--glucose-1-phosphate uridylyltransferase-like: MTEFQEKLRQQHEESMHRELEALLHTANETEAEISRKEFDGFKNLFHRFLQVKGPAVNWAKINRPPEDSIQPYEKIKAKGLPDDIAASLNKLAVVKLNGGLGTSMGCKGPKSLISVRSENTFLDLTVQQIEHLNKTFNTDVPLVLMNSFNTDEDTKKILLKYKHYKVKIHTFNQSRYPRINKESLLPIARTMGTSGENAEAWYPPGHGDIYASFSNSGLLDRLLAEGKEYIFVSNIDNLGATVDLFILHHLMSQPADRRCEFIMEVTDKTRADVKGGTLIQYEDHLRLLEIAQVPKAHVDEFKSVTKFKIFNTNNLWISLPAVKRLQEKNNLDLEIIVNPKTLDGGLNVFQLETAVGAAIKNFNNAMGVNVPRSRFLPVKTSSDLLLVMSNLYSLDAGSLTMSQKREFPTTPHVKLGSSFTKVQEFLSRFENIPDMLELDHLTVSGDVTFGNKVSLKGTVIIIANHGDRIDIPAGAMLENKIVSGNLRILDH, from the exons ATGACGGAGTTCCAGGAGAAGCTCCGGCAGCAGCACGAGGAGTCGATGCACCGTGAGCTGGAGGCGCTGCTCCACACGGCCAACGAGACGGAGGCGGAG ATCTCCAGAAAAGAATTTGATGGATTCAAGAACCTCTTCCACAGATTCCTTCAGGTCAAAGGTCCCGCGGTCAACTGGGCCAAGATCAACCGGCCGCCAGAGGACTCG ATCCAGCCCTACGAGAAGATCAAGGCTAAAGGTCTCCCTGACGACATCGCCGCCAGCCTCAACAAGCTCGCTGTGGTCAAACTGAACGGCGGCCTGGGAACCAGCATGGGCTGCAAGGGTCCCAAGAGTCTGATCAGCGTCCGCAGCGAGAACACCTTCCTGGACCTGACGGTGCAGCAGATCGAG catctGAACAAAACCTTCAACACCGACGTGCCGCTGGTTCTGATGAACTCGTTCAACACGGACGAAGACACGAAGAAGATTCTGCTGAAATACAAACATTacaaagtcaaaatacacacgTTCAACCagagcag GTATCCGAGGATCAACAAGGAGTCTCTGCTGCCGATCGCCAGAACCATGGGGACGAGTGGCGAGAATGCGGAGGCCTGGTACCCGCCGGGTCACGGAGACATCTACGCCAGCTTCTCCAACTCTGGGCTGCTGGACCGACTCCTCGCCGAGGGCAAAGAGTACATCTTCGTATCCAACATCGACAACCTGGGCGCCACCGTCgacctcttcatcctccaccaCCTGATGAGTCAGCCGGCTGACAGGCGCTGCGAGTTCATCATGGAGGTCACCGACAAAACCAGAGCCGACGTCAAG GGCGGGACTCTGATCCAGTATGAGGACCACCTGCGGCTGCTGGAGATCGCTCAGGTACCGAAGGCGCACGTCGACGAGTTCAAGTCCGTCACCAAGTTCAAGATCTTCAACACCAACAACCTGTGGATCTCGCTGCCCGCCGTcaagaggctgcaggagaagaacaaCCTGGACCTGGAGATCATCGTCAACCCCAAG ACGTTGGACGGCGGCCTGAACGTCTTCCAGCTGGAGACGGCGGTGGGCGCCGCCATCAAGAACTTCAACAACGCCATGGGTGTGAATGTCCCGCGCAGCCGCTTCCTGCCGGTGAAGACGTCGTCCgacctgctgctggtgatgtCGAACCTGTACAGCCTGGACGCCGGCTCGCTCACCATGAGCCAGAAGAGAGAGTTTCCCACCACGCCGCACGTCAAGctgggcagctccttcaccAAG gttcaggagtttctgtccAGATTTGAGAACATCCCGGACATGTTGGAGCTCGACCACCTCACCGTGTCCGGGGACGTCACCTTCGGGAACAAGGTCTCCCTGAAG GGAACCGTCATCATCATCGCGAATCACGGCGACAGGATCGATATTCCTGCCGGAGCGATGCTGGAGAACAAGATCGTCTCAGGAAACCTGCGGATCCTCGACCACTGA